One Leptolyngbya sp. SIO1E4 genomic region harbors:
- a CDS encoding TIGR00297 family protein has translation MTIAMNPWVVASAINTLLLAIAWLLPKKLLTPAGYFHAWGLGVIVWGCLGWQGYGVVMLYFLIGSGVTRIGMAEKEAAGIAEKRSGARGPENVWGSALTATVCALGVAIVSSGVFPLSATWIPLLYLGYVASFSTKLSDTTASEVGKAYGKRTFLITTLQPVAPGTEGAISLEGTLAGILGSAVIAGSAWGMGVITGVGVLVCLVAAFIATNFESVIGATLQESVPWLTNELVNIVNTTVGALVAIALALIVQ, from the coding sequence ATGACGATAGCGATGAATCCTTGGGTAGTCGCAAGTGCCATTAATACGCTGCTGCTGGCGATCGCTTGGCTACTGCCTAAAAAGCTTTTAACCCCGGCGGGTTATTTCCATGCTTGGGGGCTGGGCGTCATTGTTTGGGGCTGCTTAGGCTGGCAAGGCTATGGCGTGGTGATGCTCTACTTTTTGATTGGCTCAGGGGTAACCCGTATCGGCATGGCGGAAAAAGAGGCGGCAGGGATTGCGGAAAAACGATCGGGGGCCCGAGGCCCGGAGAATGTCTGGGGATCAGCTTTGACCGCAACGGTATGTGCCCTTGGGGTGGCCATCGTGAGTAGTGGCGTTTTCCCGCTTTCAGCGACCTGGATACCGCTGCTGTACTTAGGATATGTGGCTAGCTTCAGCACCAAGCTGTCAGACACGACCGCTAGTGAGGTTGGCAAGGCTTATGGCAAACGGACTTTTCTGATCACGACGTTGCAGCCTGTTGCCCCCGGCACTGAGGGGGCAATTAGCTTAGAAGGGACTTTGGCAGGCATTTTGGGGTCGGCAGTGATTGCTGGCAGCGCTTGGGGAATGGGGGTGATCACTGGAGTAGGGGTCTTAGTTTGCTTGGTTGCCGCTTTTATCGCTACCAACTTTGAGAGTGTGATTGGTGCGACGTTGCAAGAGTCAGTACCTTGGCTAACCAACGAGCTCGTCAATATTGTGAATACGACCGTAGGGGCGCTTGTCGCAATCGCGCTAGCTTTAATCGTCCAGTAA
- a CDS encoding DUF4278 domain-containing protein produces MSLRYRGADYEPTSTNFEFTEEVIGHYRGAVVTRRVAKNAPHQNLHGLTYRGAKVR; encoded by the coding sequence ATGAGCTTACGTTATCGCGGTGCCGACTACGAGCCCACTTCAACCAACTTTGAATTTACTGAAGAAGTCATTGGCCACTATCGTGGTGCAGTTGTAACCCGCCGGGTTGCAAAGAACGCTCCACACCAAAACCTTCATGGTCTGACTTATCGCGGTGCCAAAGTACGCTAG
- a CDS encoding thioredoxin, translating to MSLTTNESTFATEVLESPIPVLVHFWAPWCGLCRLVEPLLQNLQGEWLGQLRVVGVNADENFKLANQYRLTTLPTLMIFRNGDVCHRLEGFRGRDDLRSALAGYVQSLNFSAYSLEQTRIRTYREFSVSD from the coding sequence ATGTCCTTAACGACTAACGAATCGACTTTTGCGACCGAGGTCTTAGAGTCACCGATTCCGGTTTTAGTTCATTTTTGGGCTCCCTGGTGCGGATTATGTCGGCTAGTTGAGCCCCTACTTCAGAACTTGCAGGGAGAATGGTTAGGCCAACTGCGGGTAGTCGGTGTGAATGCAGATGAAAATTTCAAACTTGCTAATCAGTATCGGCTCACAACACTACCAACGCTCATGATTTTCCGTAACGGCGATGTTTGCCATCGCTTAGAGGGGTTTCGAGGGAGAGACGATTTAAGATCTGCGCTGGCGGGCTACGTGCAGAGCCTGAATTTTAGTGCTTATTCCCTAGAGCAGACCCGTATTCGTACCTATCGAGAGTTCTCTGTCTCTGATTGA
- the ribD gene encoding bifunctional diaminohydroxyphosphoribosylaminopyrimidine deaminase/5-amino-6-(5-phosphoribosylamino)uracil reductase RibD encodes MRQCLQLASQAAGQTSPNPMVGSVIVSQGTVIGEGYHPGAGNPHAEVFALKAAGDRTPGATLYVNLEPCNHTGRTPPCTEAILAAGIARVVVGMVDPDPRVSGSGIERLRQAGIAVTVGVEEAECQSLNEAFVYSVQHQRPFGILKYAMTLDGKIAASSGHSAWVTSPEARAWVHRLRGRCDAIIVGGQTVRQDNPQLTTHGQSDRTPLRVIMSRSLTLPPKAHLWQTEVAPTVVLCEPQRDPEMQKHLEKSGVHVIVLPVLDPLTVLNTLHNRGLRSVLWECGGQLSAQAIIQHCVQKLCAFIAPKVIGGTGALTPIGELGFLKMTDALQLNTVTTESVGPDILVQGYLPETQSETENSR; translated from the coding sequence ATGCGGCAGTGTCTCCAATTGGCCAGTCAGGCAGCGGGGCAGACTTCGCCTAATCCGATGGTGGGGTCTGTCATCGTAAGCCAAGGGACCGTCATCGGAGAGGGCTATCATCCTGGGGCGGGTAACCCCCACGCAGAGGTTTTTGCCCTGAAGGCAGCGGGCGATCGCACCCCAGGTGCCACCCTTTATGTGAACCTTGAACCCTGTAACCATACCGGGCGCACCCCTCCTTGCACCGAGGCGATATTGGCAGCGGGCATTGCCCGGGTGGTGGTTGGCATGGTTGATCCTGATCCGAGGGTATCCGGCAGTGGCATCGAGCGCCTGCGTCAGGCAGGCATCGCCGTAACCGTTGGCGTGGAAGAAGCGGAGTGTCAAAGCCTGAATGAAGCGTTTGTTTACAGCGTTCAACACCAGCGGCCTTTCGGAATTCTGAAATATGCCATGACCCTAGATGGCAAGATTGCAGCCAGCAGCGGCCATAGTGCCTGGGTAACCAGCCCTGAAGCCAGGGCTTGGGTGCATCGTTTGCGAGGACGCTGCGACGCCATCATCGTAGGTGGGCAAACGGTTCGCCAAGACAACCCACAGTTAACGACACACGGACAGAGCGATCGCACGCCACTCCGCGTGATCATGAGCCGCAGCCTAACGCTACCCCCAAAAGCCCATCTCTGGCAGACAGAAGTAGCCCCCACCGTCGTATTGTGTGAGCCCCAAAGAGATCCCGAGATGCAAAAGCACTTAGAGAAATCAGGAGTGCACGTGATTGTGCTCCCAGTTCTGGATCCTCTTACGGTTCTAAACACTCTCCACAACCGTGGACTGCGATCAGTCCTGTGGGAATGTGGCGGGCAATTATCTGCCCAGGCGATCATTCAACATTGTGTTCAAAAACTATGCGCCTTCATCGCACCCAAGGTAATTGGAGGCACAGGAGCCCTTACGCCCATCGGAGAATTGGGGTTTCTAAAAATGACAGATGCCCTCCAGTTAAACACTGTCACCACCGAATCCGTTGGCCCTGACATCTTGGTACAAGGGTATCTACCGGAGACTCAATCAGAGACAGAGAACTCTCGATAG
- a CDS encoding rhomboid family intramembrane serine protease, translated as MVPIRDENPVKITPYITYGLIAINVVVFFYELTLSPIELMTFFRTWAVVPEQLTASFQGGDLTLFTAHEWFTLISAQFIHAGFLHVGGNMLYLWIFGNNVEEQLGHIRFLLFYLVCGALAALAQWYFGMFSEVPSLGASGAIAGVMGAYIFRFPDVRILTIVPLGFLFLPIRIPAVFYLGIWFLQQAAYGLASLNAPANIGMAEGGIAYWAHAGGFVFGAILGPMFGLMNPRR; from the coding sequence GTGGTTCCTATCCGTGACGAAAACCCAGTTAAAATCACGCCCTACATTACCTATGGGCTGATTGCGATCAATGTTGTGGTCTTCTTTTATGAGCTCACCCTATCGCCCATAGAACTGATGACCTTTTTCCGCACCTGGGCAGTTGTTCCCGAACAGTTGACGGCAAGTTTTCAAGGGGGTGATCTCACCCTTTTCACTGCTCACGAGTGGTTTACCCTGATATCTGCACAATTCATCCACGCTGGGTTTCTACATGTGGGGGGCAACATGTTGTACCTGTGGATTTTTGGCAACAACGTTGAAGAGCAGTTAGGTCATATCCGGTTTCTGCTGTTTTATCTAGTGTGCGGTGCGTTAGCAGCACTAGCGCAATGGTATTTTGGGATGTTCTCAGAGGTTCCTTCTCTGGGAGCGAGTGGGGCGATCGCCGGCGTTATGGGTGCCTACATCTTTCGCTTTCCCGACGTTCGCATTCTGACCATTGTGCCCTTAGGCTTTCTTTTTCTGCCGATTAGAATTCCCGCCGTGTTTTATCTGGGCATCTGGTTTCTACAGCAGGCTGCCTACGGACTTGCTAGCCTGAATGCCCCTGCCAATATTGGGATGGCTGAAGGCGGTATTGCCTACTGGGCCCATGCAGGGGGATTCGTTTTTGGTGCAATTTTGGGGCCTATGTTTGGGCTGATGAATCCAAGAAGATAG
- a CDS encoding ATP-binding protein has protein sequence MESLGILKQNSYEAQTDPEALKGVLSWFDGFHDLPIPQEIWLQCQLALIEAFTNVVRHAHAGLPPETPIEIEMTVTPDYLDMKIWDRGPGFDFQAMLKRKLQTTTPDSEGGRGLRIMYRVADIVEYSKTADQRNCLHIRKRFGDA, from the coding sequence ATTGAATCCTTGGGCATTCTGAAGCAGAACAGTTATGAAGCACAAACAGACCCGGAAGCCCTTAAGGGCGTTCTGTCTTGGTTTGATGGCTTTCACGACTTGCCAATTCCGCAGGAAATTTGGCTGCAATGCCAGCTGGCTTTGATCGAGGCCTTTACAAACGTTGTGCGCCATGCCCATGCTGGGTTGCCGCCAGAGACCCCGATCGAAATTGAAATGACTGTCACCCCTGACTATCTCGATATGAAAATTTGGGACAGGGGGCCAGGCTTTGATTTTCAAGCTATGCTGAAGCGCAAGCTACAGACGACAACACCTGACTCAGAAGGGGGGCGGGGGTTGAGGATCATGTATCGGGTGGCTGATATTGTTGAGTATTCCAAAACAGCCGACCAGCGCAACTGCCTGCATATTCGGAAACGCTTTGGAGATGCCTGA